In Deinococcus aerophilus, the genomic stretch CGACCCGGCCCCGAGACAACGGGATCAGGAAGCGTCCCGGGACCGCCGCGCTCCAGCGGGCGGCCGCAATCCCGGACGGGAACCGGGCCGGGGCCGCTCCCCCGCTCCCGCCGAACACGTCCCCACCACCGGACGGGTGTTCTATGCGCTCAAGGTGCCCACCAGCGTCTCGGGGCGGCTCGTGGAGGCGCAGCGGCAGCTCAAGGGCAACTGGCGGACCGTCAAGGGCGATCAGATGCACGTCACGCTGTGTTACCTGCCGGCCGTGCCGCTGGCGCGGGTCCCCGAACTCAAGGCGCTGGGCGTGCGGCTGATGTCGGGGCTGGAGCCCATGAACGTGCGCGTGCGCGGCACCGGTTACTTTCCCAACGAGGGCAGTCCGCGCGTGTGGTTCGTGAAGGTCGAGGCCGAGGGCCTGAACGAACTCGCCGCCGCCCTGCGGGCCGGAGTTCAGGAACTGGGCCTGGAAACCGAGGAGCAGCCCTTCAAGGCCCACATCACCCTGGCCCGCAAGAAGGGTCCGGCGCCGCGCGTGCCGCCCATGACCTTTGAGCTGGGCTGGACGGCGAACGGCGGCACCCTGCAACGTTCTCACCTGCAAAAAACTGGTCCCATCTACGAAACCCTCAGCGCCTTCCGTTTCCGCAGCGACGCGGGCCAGCCCGCTCCCCCGGGCGGGGCCTCCCACGACACCGCTTCCACCTCTACCTCTCCTCCTTCTTCCACCGACCCCCACCCGCTCGCCATCTCTCCCGATCCGGATCCACAGGAGCCATCATGAGCAAGGACAACCCGAAAGAAATCACCGCCGCCCCCAGCGACAACAAGGAGCGCCAGAAGGCCATCGACACGGCCATGAGCCAGATCGAGAAGGCTTTTGGCAAGGGCAGCATCATGAAGCTGGGCGCCGAGAGCAAGCTCGACGTGCAGGTCGTGTCCACCGGCAGCCTGAGCCTGGACCTCGCGCTGGGCGTGGGCGGCATTCCGCGCGGGCGCGTGACCGAGATCTACGGCCCCGAGTCGGGCGGCAAGACCACCCTGGCCCTGAGCATCATCGCGCAGGCCCAGAAGGCGGGCGGCACCTGCGCGTTTATCGACGCCGAGCACGCGCTGGACCCGGTGTACGCCCGAGCGCTGGGCTGCAACACCGACGAACTGCTGGTCTCGCAGCCCGACAACGGTGAGCAGGCGCTGGAAATCATGGAGCTGCTGGTGCGCAGCGGCGCCATTGACGTGGTGGTCGTGGACAGCGTGGCT encodes the following:
- the thpR gene encoding RNA 2',3'-cyclic phosphodiesterase gives rise to the protein MKIKRHSKQKVASGQPEQRPRPVPEDTSGLPAIPALAPAAAPKAPEGRRPRERTPRQGDPAPRQRDQEASRDRRAPAGGRNPGREPGRGRSPAPAEHVPTTGRVFYALKVPTSVSGRLVEAQRQLKGNWRTVKGDQMHVTLCYLPAVPLARVPELKALGVRLMSGLEPMNVRVRGTGYFPNEGSPRVWFVKVEAEGLNELAAALRAGVQELGLETEEQPFKAHITLARKKGPAPRVPPMTFELGWTANGGTLQRSHLQKTGPIYETLSAFRFRSDAGQPAPPGGASHDTASTSTSPPSSTDPHPLAISPDPDPQEPS